The following are from one region of the Longimicrobium sp. genome:
- a CDS encoding M56 family metallopeptidase codes for MIAYWMLYCAAVGVLLGLGAMALERALRPIGRATRWVWAAALLLTLAVPAATRFLPQMRPATPAPSSGAWQATVSATTESLPRKRQQPWLDAARLDAPLAVVWGASSAGVALALAGMAGVLERRRRRWPRTEVDGVPVLVSGDTGPAVVGLLRSRIVLPRWAVDADPEARRLVLEHEQEHVRAGDPRLLALGLLAAALMPWNPAVWWQLRRLRLAVEVDCDARVLRRRRDVLAYGAVLLEVGRRTVHSRLAAAAFAEPVSSLERRIRIMTAPRVRRPFLSAAAFGAIAAALVFAACETPAPTQPSAGTSRALYRAPGEEMSFVRTPLTPQTAVATFFPQVMQHGMGANELLLFVISSDGGVLRHEQLAGSDDRQTLAAATADIPVSTIRSVDVMKRPAGELGPSRVNIVWVQLKTAGDDRSTMTMSRQVPSGTDREGSWNAVRTRAPGVSVVTGVEGVASPAGAPDAASLRAAMQRFYTPQMAAAGLVGQAEISYVVGADGRARDVEVYAKPATLEPAARSIVAALTFGPEAANHEGAMRLDFGPEKVTDARTPAP; via the coding sequence ATGATCGCTTACTGGATGCTGTACTGCGCGGCGGTGGGCGTGCTGCTGGGGCTCGGGGCGATGGCGCTGGAGCGCGCGCTCCGCCCCATCGGCCGGGCCACGCGGTGGGTGTGGGCGGCCGCGCTGCTGCTCACCCTGGCCGTGCCCGCGGCGACGCGCTTCCTGCCGCAGATGCGCCCGGCCACGCCCGCGCCGTCCTCCGGCGCCTGGCAGGCGACGGTGAGCGCGACGACGGAGTCGCTGCCGCGCAAGCGTCAGCAGCCGTGGCTCGATGCCGCGCGGCTGGACGCGCCGCTGGCGGTGGTCTGGGGCGCATCGTCCGCCGGGGTCGCGCTGGCGCTGGCGGGAATGGCCGGGGTGCTGGAGCGCCGCCGCCGCCGCTGGCCGCGCACGGAGGTCGACGGCGTGCCCGTCCTCGTCTCGGGCGACACCGGGCCCGCCGTCGTGGGCCTCCTGCGCAGCCGCATCGTGCTGCCGCGCTGGGCGGTGGACGCCGACCCCGAGGCGCGCCGGCTGGTGCTGGAGCACGAGCAGGAGCACGTGCGCGCCGGCGATCCCCGTCTCCTTGCCCTGGGGCTGCTGGCGGCCGCGCTGATGCCGTGGAACCCCGCCGTGTGGTGGCAGCTGCGCCGCCTGCGCCTGGCGGTGGAGGTGGACTGCGACGCCCGCGTGCTGCGCCGCCGCCGCGACGTCCTGGCCTATGGCGCGGTGCTGCTGGAGGTGGGCCGCCGCACCGTGCATTCCCGGCTGGCCGCGGCGGCGTTCGCCGAGCCGGTATCGTCCCTCGAACGGAGAATCCGCATCATGACCGCACCCCGTGTACGCCGTCCGTTCCTGAGCGCCGCCGCGTTCGGCGCCATCGCCGCCGCGCTCGTCTTTGCCGCCTGCGAGACGCCCGCGCCCACGCAGCCCTCCGCGGGCACCTCGCGCGCGCTCTACCGTGCCCCGGGCGAGGAGATGAGCTTCGTCCGCACGCCGCTGACGCCGCAGACTGCCGTCGCCACTTTCTTCCCGCAGGTGATGCAGCACGGGATGGGTGCCAACGAGCTCCTCCTGTTCGTCATCTCCAGCGACGGCGGCGTGCTGCGCCACGAGCAGCTGGCCGGCAGCGACGACCGCCAGACGCTGGCCGCCGCCACCGCCGACATTCCCGTCTCCACCATCCGCTCCGTGGACGTGATGAAGCGCCCCGCCGGCGAGCTCGGGCCGTCGCGCGTGAACATCGTGTGGGTGCAGCTCAAGACGGCGGGGGACGATCGGTCCACCATGACCATGTCGCGCCAGGTACCCAGCGGCACCGACCGCGAAGGCTCGTGGAACGCCGTCAGAACGCGCGCGCCCGGCGTCTCGGTGGTGACGGGCGTGGAAGGTGTGGCGTCGCCGGCGGGTGCCCCGGACGCGGCCAGCCTCCGCGCCGCCATGCAGCGGTTCTACACGCCGCAGATGGCCGCGGCCGGCCTGGTCGGGCAGGCGGAAATCAGCTACGTGGTGGGTGCGGACGGGAGGGCCCGCGACGTGGAAGTCTACGCCAAGCCGGCCACGTTGGAGCCGGCT